One genomic segment of Theobroma cacao cultivar B97-61/B2 chromosome 6, Criollo_cocoa_genome_V2, whole genome shotgun sequence includes these proteins:
- the LOC18595942 gene encoding dynein light chain LC6, flagellar outer arm gives MLEGKALVEDTDMPLRMQIQAMSSASQALDLYDVLDCKSIAGYIKKEFDSKYGNGWQCVVGSNFGCFFTHSKGTFIYFTLERLKFLIFKGASSSTSP, from the exons ATGTTGGAAGGAAAAGCTTTGGTGGAAGACACAGACATGCCTTTGAGGATGCAGATCCAAGCTATGTCTTCTGCTTCTCAGGCTTTGGATCTCTATGATGTCCTTGACTGCAAATCCATTGCTggttatatcaaaaag GAGTTTGACAGCAAATATGGGAATGGATGGCAATGTGTGGTGGGTTCAAATTTCGGGTGTTTCTTCACTCATTCTAAAGGGACCTTCATCTACTTTACATTGGAAAGACTCAAGTTCCTTATCTTCAAAGGGGCTTCCTCTTCTACCTCTCCTTGA
- the LOC18595943 gene encoding hydroxyphenylpyruvate reductase — protein MNNTCVLVTCPMFTYLEQELETRFNLIKLWDHSSSKAEFFNNYSSSIKAVVGNTKVGADAKLIDSLPNLEIVASYSVGLDKIDLDKCKQRGIKVTNTPDVLTDDVADLAIGLALAVLRKVCVCDQFVRSGNWISGDFGLATKFSGKSVGIVGLGRIGSAIAKRAEAFQCPISYHSRSKKPNTNYKYYSNIVDLAANCEILVVACALTEETHHIVNRKVIDALGPKGFLINIARGAHVDEPELVSALLEGRLGGAGLDVFENEPEPPEQLFALDNVVLVPHVGSDTGETSKAMADLVISNLEAHFKGKPLLTPVI, from the exons ATGAACAACACTTGTGTTCTAGTGACATGTCCAATGTTCACATACCTCGAACAAGAACTAGAAACCCGCTTCAACCTCATCAAATTATGGGACCATTCATCTTCGAAGGCTGAATTCTTCAACAACTACTCGAGTTCCATCAAAGCAGTGGTCGGAAACACCAAAGTTGGAGCTGATGCGAAACTGATTGATTCACTTCCCAATTTAGAGATTGTTGCAAGCTACAGCGTTGGCCTGGACAAGATTGATTTGGACAAGTGCAAACAGAGAGGTATTAAGGTTACTAATACCCCTGATGTATTGACTGATGATGTAGCTGATTTGGCTATTGGGTTGGCATTGGCTGTTTTGAGGAAAGTTTGTGTTTGTGATCAGTTTGTGAGGAGTGGGAACTGGATCAGTGGTGATTTCGGATTGGCTACGAAG TTCAGTGGTAAATCAGTTGGAATTGTTGGGTTGGGCAGGATTGGATCAGCAATCGCAAAAAGGGCCGAAGCTTTTCAGTGCCCTATCAGTTACCACTCCAGATCTAAGAAACCAAATACAAATTACAAATACTACTCGAACATTGTTGACTTGGCTGCCAATTGTGAAATCCTTGTTGTGGCCTGCGCTTTGACAGAGGAAACTCACCACATTGTTAATCGCAAAGTAATTGATGCATTGGGTCCAAAAGGTTTTCTTATCAACATTGCACGAGGTGCACATGTGGATGAACCTGAGCTTGTATCTGCATTACTCGAAGGCCGGTTGGGTGGAGCTGGACTTGATGTATTTGAAAATGAACCTGAGCCACCTGAGCAGCTGTTTGCACTAGATAATGTTGTCCTAGTGCCCCATGTGGGTAGTGACACTGGGGAAACAAGCAAGGCAATGGCTGACCTTGTGATAAGCAACTTGGAGGCACACTTTAAGGGTAAGCCCTTGTTGACTCCTGTTATATGA